From Candidatus Brocadiaceae bacterium, the proteins below share one genomic window:
- the hemB gene encoding porphobilinogen synthase, protein MGFPRQRPRRLRQNENIRRLVREKNVTVDDLIMPLFVRPGAGIKQPIPSMPGNYQMSVDILVEEVKELEGLGIPGVILFGIPEEKDEMGSDAYSEEGIIQKAIIAIKKEVKGILVITDVCLCEYTSHGHCGFVRTDARTGHFEVDNDMTVQLLVKEAVSHVRAGADIVAPSDMMDGRVGAIREALDQEGFERIPVMAYSAKYSSGFYGPFREAAESTPGMGDRSSYQMDCHNSVEALREVALDIEEGADIVMVKPALAYLDIIRTIKDNFDLPVAAYNVSGEFSVIKAAAEKGWIDEKRVAMEVLTSIKRAGADMILTYWAKDAAQWLKE, encoded by the coding sequence ATGGGATTTCCTCGACAGAGACCTCGGCGGTTGCGTCAAAATGAAAACATAAGAAGATTGGTGAGAGAAAAAAATGTTACGGTGGATGACCTTATTATGCCTCTTTTTGTAAGACCGGGCGCAGGTATAAAACAACCAATACCCTCCATGCCTGGAAATTATCAGATGTCTGTTGATATTCTGGTAGAAGAGGTTAAAGAATTGGAGGGGCTGGGAATTCCTGGTGTCATCCTTTTTGGGATACCAGAGGAAAAGGATGAAATGGGCTCTGATGCCTACAGTGAAGAAGGGATCATTCAAAAAGCCATTATTGCGATAAAAAAAGAAGTCAAGGGTATCCTTGTGATTACCGATGTTTGCCTGTGCGAGTACACCAGTCACGGTCACTGTGGATTTGTAAGGACGGATGCAAGGACAGGCCATTTCGAAGTTGATAACGATATGACGGTACAGTTGTTGGTAAAGGAAGCAGTTTCTCATGTGAGGGCTGGCGCGGATATTGTGGCGCCGAGTGATATGATGGATGGCCGTGTTGGGGCAATTCGTGAGGCACTCGATCAAGAGGGATTTGAACGTATTCCTGTTATGGCATATTCTGCAAAGTATAGTTCAGGCTTTTATGGTCCATTCCGGGAGGCAGCAGAATCCACTCCTGGTATGGGGGACCGTTCTTCATACCAAATGGACTGTCATAATTCCGTAGAAGCATTGCGAGAGGTTGCGCTGGATATTGAGGAGGGAGCGGATATTGTGATGGTAAAACCCGCGTTGGCATATCTTGATATCATTCGCACAATCAAAGATAATTTTGATTTACCTGTTGCCGCGTATAATGTGAGCGGTGAATTTTCAGTGATTAAGGCTGCTGCAGAAAAGGGGTGGATTGACGAAAAACGTGTTGCAATGGAAGTTTTAACAAGTATTAAACGCGCGGGCGCTGACATGATCCTTACCTATTGGGCAAAAGATGCGGCTCAATGGCTAAAGGAATAA
- a CDS encoding IscS subfamily cysteine desulfurase — protein MAKSTAKEKRVLCGICPAGCWVIVTYDDKGRIHTVREDENSDFGITCTLGEHSADIVYSKDRLRYPLKRKGPKGTYKFERISWDEAYDIMVKSLNGIKSESGPEATSIYTGRGSFDLAMCDIFQPKGVAVSSASSVLFPFGSPNTMGVGSLCYVSFAMIAPHVTMGGMLTNMFSDIENAELIVVWGANPATDCPPLDLKRIVKARERGARVVVIDPRHTMTAKLAGAEWIPIRSGTDGALALGMCNILIEEELYDETFVKDWTHGFDDFSRYAQHFRPEAVETITGISGETIVSLARRIAEANGASPVMYSGLEYNDSGVQGIRATHVLWALAGQLDVPGGRCFTMKENYFPINRSSHIANPNMHKSIGRDRFPLYSLYRKESHPMALPDAVLHGKPYPIRSLITLGASLLTAWPQPKVWRETLQALDFFVSIDRQLTADAAYADIVLPATTMYEIESYMTYGPVFRIREKVIEPVGESRNDFFILAELARRLGYGHLYPQNEEEIFRHVLKNSGFSLEDVRANGGIVQVPTGIMQYKKWEKGLLRSDGKPGFNTPTGKFEIASTTLEEHGYDPLPVYTEPQEGPHAQPELAVRFPLVFNSGSRVTTDFRSQHHGVPSLYAKRPEPTVTIHTNDAKKRNIKDGDIVQVETLRGQVIMRALVTNDIVQGTIDANMGGGGPVGPRAWQECNINELTDLKRYDPISGFPVYKTLLCDVTKVSQQKESVKIDSGESSSYTAQVKPEAGKKEISKRIYLDHNATTPLAPEVKELMVQCIHDCYGNPSSIYKEGKDAHFTMESARRSIAQLINCTARRILFTSGGSESNNFVLKGIVLRHHNTKNHIITTQIEHPSVLSTCRWLEQHGYEITYLSVDNTGLVSPEELTRAITDKTCLVSIMTANNESGTIQPIEQLAYRAKKQGVLFHTDAIQAIGKIPIDADSLGIDLMSISSHKIYGPKGVGALFIRKGVALDPLIHGGNQENGMRAGTENLTGIAGFGKAAEIALQNLSRNDTVKKMRNRIEEGIREFVPEAKINGHPERRLPNTLNITLPGLRGESLVLALDQKGVSLSSGSACRSGSPKPSHALLSMGLSEKEAHCALRFSLGVENTFEEIETTLNLLKEVILHSRNTVRFVSCR, from the coding sequence ATGGCAAAATCAACAGCAAAAGAAAAACGTGTGCTCTGTGGTATTTGTCCTGCCGGATGCTGGGTCATCGTCACATATGACGACAAAGGAAGAATTCATACGGTAAGAGAGGATGAAAACTCCGATTTTGGCATTACCTGCACACTGGGAGAACACTCCGCTGATATTGTTTATTCCAAGGACCGACTCCGCTATCCACTCAAGAGGAAAGGCCCGAAGGGAACCTACAAATTTGAGAGGATATCATGGGATGAAGCTTATGACATTATGGTAAAGAGTCTAAACGGCATCAAGTCTGAGTCCGGGCCTGAAGCGACATCAATCTATACCGGACGCGGAAGTTTTGATCTAGCAATGTGTGATATTTTTCAACCGAAAGGAGTCGCTGTTTCATCCGCTTCAAGCGTGTTGTTCCCCTTTGGTTCTCCGAATACTATGGGAGTAGGCTCACTCTGTTATGTTTCTTTTGCAATGATTGCTCCCCATGTAACCATGGGAGGCATGCTCACAAATATGTTTTCAGATATTGAAAATGCCGAACTTATTGTTGTTTGGGGAGCTAATCCGGCAACGGACTGCCCGCCTCTGGATCTGAAGAGGATCGTCAAGGCCAGGGAACGGGGGGCACGAGTGGTGGTAATCGACCCTCGACATACGATGACAGCAAAACTTGCCGGTGCCGAGTGGATTCCGATCCGTTCAGGCACCGACGGTGCGCTCGCCCTTGGCATGTGCAATATTCTGATTGAAGAAGAACTCTATGATGAAACATTTGTGAAAGACTGGACACATGGATTTGATGATTTCTCCCGATACGCACAACATTTCAGACCGGAAGCCGTAGAAACAATAACCGGCATTTCAGGAGAAACAATCGTCTCTCTTGCAAGGCGTATTGCTGAGGCGAATGGCGCATCGCCCGTTATGTACAGCGGCCTCGAGTACAACGACAGCGGCGTACAGGGAATACGAGCCACCCATGTGCTCTGGGCCCTTGCAGGACAGCTTGATGTTCCGGGTGGACGTTGCTTTACCATGAAGGAAAACTATTTTCCCATTAACCGAAGCAGCCACATTGCAAATCCGAATATGCACAAATCAATCGGCCGCGACCGGTTTCCCCTCTATAGCTTATACCGCAAAGAATCTCACCCTATGGCCTTACCCGATGCCGTACTGCATGGGAAACCATATCCGATACGCTCACTCATCACCTTGGGCGCCTCGCTTCTTACTGCATGGCCACAGCCAAAGGTTTGGAGGGAGACATTGCAGGCCCTTGACTTTTTCGTGAGCATAGACCGACAGCTGACCGCAGATGCCGCCTACGCAGATATCGTGCTTCCTGCCACGACAATGTATGAAATAGAATCATATATGACCTATGGTCCCGTCTTTCGCATACGGGAAAAAGTGATTGAACCGGTGGGAGAATCAAGAAATGATTTTTTTATCCTGGCAGAGCTGGCGCGTCGCCTGGGGTACGGGCATCTGTATCCCCAAAATGAAGAAGAGATCTTCCGTCACGTGTTAAAAAACTCAGGTTTTTCCCTGGAGGATGTTCGTGCAAATGGCGGAATAGTACAGGTCCCCACAGGAATAATGCAGTATAAAAAATGGGAGAAGGGGCTTTTGCGATCTGACGGAAAACCCGGATTTAATACCCCGACAGGCAAGTTTGAGATAGCATCCACCACTCTTGAAGAACACGGCTATGATCCTTTGCCGGTTTACACTGAACCCCAGGAGGGTCCGCACGCACAACCAGAACTCGCCGTAAGATTTCCTCTCGTTTTTAACTCTGGCTCAAGGGTAACAACCGATTTCCGATCCCAACACCATGGCGTCCCAAGCCTCTACGCAAAACGTCCGGAACCGACCGTAACGATACATACCAACGACGCAAAAAAAAGGAACATAAAGGACGGGGACATCGTCCAGGTAGAGACACTCAGGGGACAGGTCATCATGAGGGCCCTGGTCACCAATGACATCGTTCAGGGCACAATAGACGCCAATATGGGGGGGGGAGGACCTGTGGGGCCCAGGGCATGGCAGGAATGCAATATAAACGAATTAACCGACCTGAAACGATATGATCCCATCTCGGGTTTCCCTGTTTATAAAACACTGTTGTGTGACGTAACAAAAGTTTCCCAGCAAAAAGAATCAGTAAAAATAGACTCGGGGGAATCCAGCTCATATACTGCGCAAGTAAAGCCGGAAGCAGGAAAGAAAGAGATCTCTAAACGCATTTATCTTGATCATAATGCAACAACACCTCTAGCTCCCGAAGTGAAAGAACTGATGGTTCAATGCATACATGACTGTTACGGAAATCCTTCCAGCATTTACAAAGAAGGAAAGGATGCTCATTTTACCATGGAATCCGCCCGCAGGAGCATTGCTCAATTAATAAATTGCACGGCCAGACGCATACTTTTTACCAGCGGCGGTTCTGAATCAAACAATTTTGTATTAAAAGGAATTGTCCTTCGTCATCACAACACAAAAAACCATATCATCACAACACAAATAGAGCATCCATCGGTATTGAGTACCTGCAGATGGCTGGAGCAACATGGATATGAAATAACGTACCTGAGTGTGGATAACACAGGACTGGTATCACCAGAAGAACTTACACGAGCGATAACGGATAAAACCTGCCTTGTCAGCATCATGACGGCAAATAATGAATCAGGCACAATTCAACCCATTGAGCAACTGGCATACAGGGCAAAAAAACAAGGCGTATTATTTCATACGGATGCCATACAGGCAATTGGGAAAATACCGATTGATGCGGACTCGCTTGGCATTGATCTCATGTCGATATCAAGCCACAAAATTTATGGACCCAAAGGAGTGGGCGCGCTGTTTATACGAAAAGGAGTAGCGCTCGACCCTCTCATCCACGGCGGGAATCAGGAAAATGGCATGAGGGCAGGCACCGAGAATTTGACGGGCATTGCAGGTTTCGGCAAGGCTGCTGAAATCGCCCTACAAAATCTTTCCCGCAATGATACCGTAAAAAAAATGAGAAACAGAATTGAAGAGGGAATACGGGAATTCGTGCCTGAAGCAAAAATAAACGGACACCCTGAACGGAGGCTTCCTAACACGCTCAATATAACCCTTCCCGGTCTGCGAGGGGAATCTCTTGTTCTTGCATTAGATCAAAAAGGCGTATCTCTCTCATCGGGATCCGCATGTCGCTCAGGATCACCCAAACCATCGCATGCACTTTTGTCGATGGGACTATCGGAAAAGGAAGCCCATTGTGCCCTTAGATTTTCTCTTGGAGTAGAAAACACTTTTGAAGAAATCGAAACAACGCTAAATCTTCTCAAGGAAGTAATACTTCATTCCAGGAACACTGTTCGTTTTGTCTCCTGCCGTTAA
- the egtD gene encoding L-histidine N(alpha)-methyltransferase gives MNTIFDTDRLEIISNTQDTYAEDLKTHILEGLTAPQKFIPSRYFYDAHGSYLFEKICHLPEYYLTRSELAILEDSAPVIMEDFQKGDLIELGSGANWKIKTLLEAAYQAPQANIRYVPVDVSEDALLKASTELLNIFPDLKVYGIVADFTKHADIIPTERNKLFIFFGSTIGNLSEEEGALFLKKIVQLMTPNDRLLLGLDMIKPKETLERAYNDSQGITSAFNKNSLSVVNRELGANFILNNFDHVAFLNREREQIEMHLRANQKVSVEINSLGLHIEIEKGETIRTEISRKFSKESAEKMATNAGFTITQWFTDPKGFFSLVEFMPDMPET, from the coding sequence ATGAATACTATCTTTGATACAGATCGCCTGGAAATAATAAGCAACACCCAGGATACGTATGCCGAGGATCTGAAAACACACATCCTGGAAGGCTTAACGGCTCCACAGAAATTTATCCCCAGTAGATATTTTTATGATGCACATGGCTCTTATCTCTTCGAAAAGATTTGCCATTTACCCGAATATTACTTAACACGCTCTGAACTTGCTATCCTGGAAGATTCAGCCCCGGTAATAATGGAAGATTTTCAAAAGGGAGATCTTATTGAATTGGGTTCCGGTGCAAACTGGAAAATTAAAACCCTTCTTGAAGCAGCATACCAAGCTCCTCAGGCAAATATCCGTTATGTGCCGGTTGATGTGAGTGAAGACGCATTGCTGAAGGCATCGACAGAATTGCTGAACATCTTCCCTGATTTAAAAGTATACGGCATCGTTGCCGATTTCACAAAGCATGCCGATATAATTCCAACTGAACGCAATAAACTATTCATCTTTTTTGGAAGCACTATTGGCAACCTCAGTGAAGAGGAAGGCGCTCTCTTTTTAAAAAAAATAGTGCAACTCATGACACCCAACGACCGCCTTCTTCTTGGTCTTGATATGATAAAGCCAAAAGAAACGTTAGAACGCGCCTATAACGACAGCCAGGGGATTACTTCTGCTTTTAACAAAAACAGCCTCAGTGTTGTTAATAGAGAACTCGGCGCAAATTTTATTTTAAACAACTTCGATCATGTCGCCTTTTTAAATAGAGAAAGAGAACAGATAGAAATGCATTTACGCGCCAACCAAAAAGTGTCTGTAGAAATAAATAGTTTAGGTTTACATATTGAAATTGAAAAGGGGGAAACGATTCGTACGGAAATTTCCCGTAAATTCAGCAAGGAAAGTGCTGAAAAAATGGCCACTAATGCAGGATTTACGATAACTCAATGGTTTACCGACCCGAAAGGATTCTTTTCACTGGTTGAATTTATGCCGGATATGCCAGAAACGTAA
- a CDS encoding tetratricopeptide repeat protein, with protein sequence MIIQSAFSFGTKRLCFFLTLLFFVLFTSFQAFACDTSAEPTWELNTQETGLARTALHIARESYPEIDREHYLKRLNDIIERVRASLNNKKEPGHIIATINNVLFNELQFHYVQTGKLEHISLHKVLDTRTGNCVGLSILYLSIAEGLHLPMYGVSVPEHIFVRYDDGNFRQNIETGYKGMTTSDNYYINIPQKKISSISIKNGCYLKNLTTDEVIADIYLNRSILQKEGGNIEAALKDVNHAISLHGNDAVAYCNRGVIHETTGDIERAIDDYNKAVSLNPDYAPTYYNRGSMYAKMEQLDMAIMDYSMALSLDPDSKLAYLNRGIAFQMIGKKDLALNDLNKTITLDPAFAYAYSTRGLMHVESDKPEKALADFNKALELDPNHAETYMRRSILHADAQRFDHAIQDITTFIRFEPNNAFAYYIRAKAYRGKGFLELAIKDFDKMLEIKPRVAGVYYERSLSKNQLGMISEALMDLHKAIELFPYNPFAYLHRGNIFKKLGDNKNALLDYQTYLKLNPKAPDREEIEIDIECLEKRTQANWSFQKK encoded by the coding sequence ATGATAATACAATCCGCATTTAGTTTTGGAACGAAAAGACTTTGTTTTTTCTTAACGTTACTCTTTTTTGTCCTCTTTACTTCATTTCAGGCCTTTGCATGTGATACAAGCGCCGAGCCAACCTGGGAGCTTAATACACAAGAAACCGGTTTGGCCAGAACGGCCCTTCACATTGCCCGTGAATCATACCCTGAGATAGACAGAGAACACTATCTTAAAAGATTGAATGATATTATTGAAAGAGTCCGGGCTTCTCTCAATAACAAAAAAGAGCCTGGGCACATTATTGCAACTATCAATAATGTTCTTTTCAACGAACTTCAGTTTCATTATGTTCAAACCGGCAAACTGGAACATATCTCATTACATAAGGTTTTAGATACAAGAACCGGAAATTGTGTCGGCTTATCCATCTTGTATCTCAGCATAGCAGAAGGTCTGCACTTACCCATGTACGGAGTAAGCGTGCCTGAGCATATATTTGTCCGTTACGATGATGGCAATTTCCGTCAAAATATTGAGACCGGCTATAAGGGAATGACTACATCTGACAATTATTATATAAACATTCCCCAAAAAAAAATTTCATCGATTAGCATCAAAAACGGTTGTTATCTTAAAAATCTCACTACGGATGAAGTTATTGCCGACATTTACCTTAACAGGTCTATACTACAAAAAGAAGGCGGCAATATTGAGGCCGCGCTAAAGGATGTGAATCATGCCATTTCATTGCATGGAAACGATGCTGTTGCCTATTGCAACCGAGGGGTAATTCACGAAACGACCGGAGATATTGAACGCGCCATAGATGATTACAACAAGGCTGTCTCGCTTAACCCCGATTACGCGCCTACCTATTACAACCGAGGTTCCATGTATGCAAAAATGGAACAATTAGATATGGCCATCATGGATTATAGCATGGCATTGTCCCTTGACCCGGATTCAAAACTTGCCTACCTAAACAGGGGAATTGCTTTTCAAATGATCGGCAAGAAGGACCTGGCTCTTAATGACCTGAACAAAACAATCACACTGGACCCTGCCTTTGCGTATGCCTATTCGACTCGCGGCTTGATGCATGTCGAATCGGACAAGCCTGAAAAGGCCCTGGCAGATTTCAATAAGGCCCTGGAACTAGACCCCAACCATGCCGAAACATATATGAGAAGAAGCATCCTTCATGCAGACGCACAACGTTTTGACCATGCCATTCAAGACATAACGACGTTTATCCGATTTGAACCAAATAATGCCTTTGCTTATTACATAAGGGCAAAGGCGTATCGTGGAAAGGGATTTCTTGAACTGGCCATTAAGGATTTTGATAAGATGCTGGAAATAAAACCCCGGGTAGCAGGCGTCTATTACGAAAGAAGCCTATCGAAGAATCAGCTGGGAATGATTTCCGAGGCCCTTATGGATCTGCACAAAGCAATAGAACTCTTTCCCTATAACCCTTTCGCCTATCTCCACCGCGGGAATATTTTTAAAAAATTGGGGGATAATAAAAATGCGCTCCTGGATTACCAGACTTACCTGAAACTTAATCCAAAAGCGCCGGATAGAGAGGAAATAGAAATTGATATAGAATGTCTGGAGAAACGTACACAAGCAAACTGGTCATTCCAGAAAAAATAA
- a CDS encoding oligosaccharide flippase family protein, translated as MSQLKKLVSQTAVYGLSTILGRLLNYLLVPLHTRVFGTTDYGVVSELYAYATFFIVALTYGMETAFFRFSQDEEKKDKVFPTAFVSIGISSIIFMLCLGAFAQPLANAIRYPDHSEYIIIFSLILGLDAIASIPFALLRQQSRPMKFVIVKNINILINILCNVYFLMLCPYMQRELNILLPLYDATIGVGYIFISNLVASIITLPLLFKEILCIRKGFDLALWKKMIVYGLPLLVVGLGGMVNETLDRAIMKYLLPAGDKTMSQIGIYGANYKLSILMSLFIQAFRFAAEPFFFSHAKTSDKKIIYAQVMDYFVIVCLGIFLLITLYIDLFKYFIGEQFYDGLKIVPVLLLANICLGVYYNLSIWYKLSDQTSKGALISLIGAGITIGLNIWWIPVFGYVGSAWATFVCYFSMMLMCYFMGMKYYPIPYHGKRVLRFAGMAFILFFTGWYCRKYYFAGAHGMDFIVSSALFLFFILAVYLFVKKDRMLTSLVR; from the coding sequence TTGAGCCAGCTAAAAAAACTTGTTTCGCAGACTGCCGTATATGGTTTGAGTACCATACTTGGTCGTTTGCTTAACTATCTTCTCGTGCCTTTGCACACAAGGGTTTTCGGCACCACTGATTATGGTGTGGTGAGTGAATTGTATGCCTATGCTACGTTTTTTATTGTGGCGCTTACCTATGGAATGGAAACTGCATTTTTCCGTTTCTCGCAGGATGAAGAAAAAAAGGACAAGGTATTTCCAACGGCTTTTGTATCTATTGGTATTTCTTCAATTATTTTTATGCTCTGTCTGGGTGCATTTGCACAGCCTCTTGCAAATGCCATTCGTTATCCGGATCATTCTGAATACATCATTATTTTCTCCCTCATCCTGGGTCTTGATGCAATAGCGAGTATTCCCTTTGCATTGCTCCGTCAACAAAGCCGTCCGATGAAGTTTGTTATCGTAAAAAACATCAACATCCTCATCAATATTTTATGCAACGTATATTTTTTGATGTTGTGTCCGTATATGCAACGTGAGTTGAATATTTTGTTGCCGCTTTATGATGCAACCATTGGGGTGGGTTATATTTTTATTTCAAATCTTGTAGCAAGCATCATCACGCTTCCCTTATTGTTCAAAGAAATTTTATGTATCAGAAAGGGTTTTGATCTTGCACTTTGGAAAAAAATGATCGTTTACGGATTGCCGTTATTAGTTGTGGGTTTAGGTGGAATGGTAAATGAAACACTTGATCGGGCAATTATGAAATATTTACTTCCTGCAGGTGATAAAACAATGAGCCAGATTGGAATTTATGGAGCAAATTATAAGCTTTCAATTCTTATGAGTCTATTCATTCAGGCATTTCGTTTTGCTGCGGAGCCATTCTTTTTTTCTCATGCAAAAACATCGGATAAAAAAATCATTTACGCGCAGGTAATGGATTATTTTGTAATCGTATGCCTGGGAATATTTTTGCTTATAACCTTGTACATTGATCTCTTCAAATATTTTATTGGTGAGCAATTTTATGACGGATTAAAAATTGTTCCGGTTTTGTTGCTCGCCAATATATGCCTTGGCGTGTATTATAATCTTTCCATCTGGTACAAACTCTCTGATCAAACCAGTAAGGGTGCGCTGATATCATTGATTGGCGCAGGCATTACTATTGGTTTAAATATCTGGTGGATTCCGGTTTTTGGATATGTCGGCTCAGCATGGGCAACATTTGTTTGCTATTTTAGTATGATGTTGATGTGCTATTTTATGGGAATGAAATATTACCCGATACCGTATCATGGCAAGCGTGTGTTACGTTTTGCAGGAATGGCATTCATTTTATTTTTTACAGGATGGTATTGCAGAAAGTATTATTTTGCGGGCGCCCACGGTATGGATTTCATCGTAAGCTCTGCCCTGTTCCTGTTTTTCATCCTAGCTGTTTACCTGTTTGTTAAAAAAGATAGAATGCTAACTTCGCTTGTCCGATAG